Proteins encoded in a region of the Bacteroidota bacterium genome:
- a CDS encoding LamG-like jellyroll fold domain-containing protein translates to MALAFSVVAINAHGQMGCLIAHYTLDGNAADISGHGYGGTLHGTTPAANRFGNPASALLFNGTSDYIELPTDFDLQQRTICAWVKVNSYSTNMGLVFSTDHAAMVYGGTGLNTWNNSGTNEIVVGVGANSIASPNTLTGVWYHMALSVSTSWVKYYLNGSLVDSLPNNSFTHSTGGPTNAHLGCNRLISRFYNGVMDDVMIFDCALDASTIDSIYNGVETCLLADYPLDGNAYDIGGFGYNGTLHGATLVPGHNGIPNTALHFNGTSDYIDLGSDFDIPVKTISLWVKLDTFSSDMGLIYSSDHDLTQYGGTGINSTSSGGNNQLVVGVGVNSIFSPEKSINTWYHLALTAGPVWLKFYINGVLFDSIVNNSVSHSTGGCSAAHLACNRLHTRFLKGSIDDVKIFKCELSHDEIAQLLLSTDMPLAGTSTMSVYPNPAEDKITLEVPAFKGCAKASIYNMQGQLILQKTITGEKTEMELNGCASGIYVLTLSDGINTSVKKFIKQ, encoded by the coding sequence ATGGCACTTGCTTTTTCTGTAGTAGCAATAAATGCTCACGGTCAAATGGGTTGCCTGATAGCCCATTATACTCTGGACGGCAATGCTGCTGATATCAGCGGTCATGGTTATGGCGGCACCTTGCATGGAACAACTCCCGCAGCCAATCGTTTCGGAAATCCTGCATCAGCATTGTTATTCAACGGTACATCAGATTACATTGAACTTCCGACGGATTTTGACCTTCAGCAGCGTACTATCTGCGCCTGGGTAAAGGTCAATAGCTATTCTACCAATATGGGGCTGGTGTTTTCGACCGACCACGCCGCAATGGTTTATGGTGGGACCGGTTTGAACACCTGGAATAATTCAGGTACAAATGAAATAGTTGTGGGCGTTGGTGCAAATTCCATTGCCAGCCCGAATACCCTTACCGGTGTGTGGTATCATATGGCCCTCAGTGTAAGTACGTCATGGGTTAAATATTATCTGAACGGTTCGCTGGTTGATTCTTTGCCCAACAATAGTTTTACACATTCTACTGGAGGACCAACCAATGCACATTTAGGCTGCAACAGGCTTATCAGTCGCTTTTACAATGGTGTGATGGATGACGTGATGATTTTTGATTGCGCGCTCGATGCTTCTACCATTGATTCTATATATAATGGTGTAGAAACCTGCTTGCTGGCTGATTATCCGCTTGATGGAAATGCTTATGATATTGGTGGTTTTGGTTATAACGGAACCTTGCATGGCGCAACCCTGGTACCGGGTCACAACGGCATTCCCAACACAGCACTGCATTTCAATGGAACGTCTGATTACATCGACCTCGGCTCTGATTTTGATATTCCGGTAAAGACAATCAGCCTTTGGGTTAAACTGGACACTTTTTCATCCGATATGGGCCTGATTTATTCAAGCGATCACGACCTTACCCAGTACGGAGGAACGGGAATCAACTCAACAAGCAGCGGCGGTAACAACCAGCTTGTGGTAGGAGTGGGAGTTAACTCGATATTCTCTCCTGAGAAATCAATAAATACCTGGTACCATCTTGCACTTACGGCAGGACCGGTTTGGCTGAAATTCTATATCAATGGTGTGCTGTTTGATTCTATAGTCAACAACAGTGTGTCTCATTCTACCGGGGGATGTTCCGCGGCTCACCTTGCTTGTAACAGGCTTCATACGCGCTTTCTGAAGGGCAGCATCGACGATGTGAAAATATTCAAATGTGAGTTAAGCCATGATGAAATAGCACAGTTATTATTATCAACAGACATGCCGCTTGCCGGAACTTCAACGATGAGCGTTTATCCAAATCCGGCTGAAGATAAAATAACCCTTGAAGTGCCTGCATTCAAAGGTTGTGCAAAAGCGTCCATTTACAATATGCAGGGACAGTTGATTCTGCAGAAAACAATCACCGGTGAAAAAACTGAGATGGAACTTAACGGCTGTGCAAGCGGAATATATGTGCTTACATTATCTGACGGCATCAACACGTCAGTTAAGAAATTTATTAAGCAATAG